The sequence TGTATAACTGCTTCGCAATGTGGCTGTGACTCCTTAACCCCCCCAGGCTGTGCCTCTGGGGGGGCCTGGCGGGGGGACCCAGTGCCCCCCTGATTCCTGGATGTGGAGGGGGAATCTCTCCTGCTTTGTATCTAATGAGTTAACAATTGTAATTAGCCCCTGCCTGCTgctgggaatgtgtgtgtggggggggagactgGGGGGTACTCCCCTAGGAGTTCCTATTGCCCCCAGTTCCTGTCTGTGtcatggggggcagggctgccccTCCCATAGGGGGATATTTGTGCCCACCCAGCTAATAtttgtgtgttggggtggggctgggagcaggtccagccccttccccttccttccctgcctgctctagtctggcagggaggggggagaatttCTCCTCCTGCCTGGTCTGGGTGCAAAGTGATGAGCCAGGGCTGGTGGCTTCCCTGGGGGGAAAGAACCGCGGAGTCTGGGGGGGGTCAGCGTGGGCAGAGATTTGTATTTTCAGTCTTCCCCCACACCTGGGGGTGCCATCTCCGTTCAAAGGGCTACGGCAGCACCTGATGCCTCCTCTTGGAGCCCCCACAACTGACCTGCACATGAACCCCGGAACCTGggctctgcaccccccaccccctccaaaaccCACTAAcaacactccctcccagagccgggagagaaccccggtgtcctggctcccagccccccactcccctcccagagccgggagagaaccctggtgtcctggctcccagccccccactcccctcccagagccgggagagaaccccggtgtcctggctcccagccccccactccaacAAAAGACTGGATCTGAAGGATCCTGTGGTTTCGTGAAGGGGCCACTGGGAGctcagactcctgggttctacacctcccgcacccccatctgtgcctcagtttccctttatGATTGGCTGCCAACCTGTCTGCAATGTGGGCTGATTGCTggtcctccctgccccaccagccacagcccccTCATGTATGGGGGGGCCCCACTGGCAGCCTGCCCCCTAAGTGGGGGGAAGCCGGCGTGTTGTCCTGCCCTGTGGGGTGGAATTGGCTGGGCTCTGGTGACCCTGCTATGGAACTGTACAGACCCCCCCAATAAACCGTTCTGAATCCCAGCGCCTGTGTCTGGCTGGGGGGCggcgctggggaagggggggtaaGGCGGGGGCTCGCAGCAGGGGCGAGGGGAGCtgtgctgaggggaaggggggaggccaggcccctcccccatGGCCAGGCAGATGGCTAATGAGTGAGGGGGGGGGTGtccgcggggggggagggggagcagcaggtgGTGGACTTTGTCCCTGGGTGGTTGGGGGAGCCCGTTCCcgcggggggggggacggggggggctgtgcccgcggggggggacgggggggcggTGTCCCGTTCGGGGGGGCAGCGGGTGGTGGACTTGGTCCCTGGGTGGTTGGGGGAGCCCGTtcccgcgggggggggagggggggagggggggcgggtggTGGACTTGGTCCCTGGGTGGTTGGGGGAGCCCGTTCCCGCGGGGGGGAGACGGGGGGGCTGTGCCcgcggggggggacggggggcggTGTCCCGTTCGGGGGGGGCAGCGGGTGGTGGACTTGGTCCCTGGGTGGTTGGGGGAGCCCGTTCccgcgggggggggctgtgcccacGGGGGGGGCGGTGTCCCGCGGGGGGGCGTGTCCCGCGTGGGTGGCTGCTCTCGCCCGCCCCGCCCGGACCGGCTCCTCCAGCCCGGCCGGTCCCGGTCCCGGTCCCGGTCCCGCCGAGCCATGTTCGCCCCGCTGCTGCTGGCGCTGCCGGCCCTGGGGGGCTTCGCCCTGGCCTCGCTCTGCCTCCGCCGCCGCCCCGGGCTGCTGCACCGGCCCCGCCAGCCCCCGTTCCCCTGCCGCCACGTGTCCCACCGCGGGGGGTGAGCgccgggggggaggaggcaggtgtggggggaggggcggcagggGCGGCcggaggaggcagggggaggggcggcgggggcaggtgcggggagctggcggggggaggggcggcaggtGCGGCGGGGGCAGGtgcggggagctggcggggggaggggcggcaggtGCGGTGGGGGCAGGtgcggggagctggcgggggggaggggcggcaggtGCGGTGGGGGGCAGGtgcggggagctggcggggggaggggcggcaggtgcggcggggagctggcggggggaggggcggcaggggcggggagctggcggggggaggggcggcaggggcgggcggggagctggcggggggaggggcggcaggggcggggagctggcggggggaggggcggcaggtGCGGTGGGGGCAGGtgcggggagctggcggggggaggggcggcaggggcggcggggagctggcggggggaggggcggcaggtgcggtgggggcaggggcggggagctggcggggggaggggcggcaggggcggggagctggcggggggaggggcggcaggtGCGGTGGGGGCAGGtgcggggagctggcggggggaggggcggcaggggcggcggggagctggcgggggggaggggcggcaggtgcggtgggggcaggggcggggagctggcggggggaggggcggcaggtGCGGTGGGGGCAGGTGCGGGGAGCTGGCTCAGGCCCATCACCTGGCTCTATAATCTGCTCTTTTCCCCACACCTGTGGGGCGTGGTGGGGGGAcggcttccttccttccttccttccttcttctgCTTGCCCTGAGTAGGGAGCGCTGCCCTCCCAGACACCTGGGTCTCatccctggaggtggggggggaccGAGATGGGGTTGGAAACCAGGTGTCTGGGTGCAAGACCCTCAttgcccccagggcagggggaacaGGACCAGGGGGCAGGATAATCATCCCTGGGGGGGGAGCAATCGGGTTGGAGgacaggggggctgggagcagtgggacctggggggacagggagcagtgggacctggggggagaggggggctagGAGCAGTGAGGCCTGGGAGGAATGTAGCTAGAGGACGGGGGACTGCTCTGGGAGCATGGGGCCTAGAAGCAgtagggtgtggggggcaggggggctggcctgggagcagggggcagtggggCCTGGGAGCAGtagggtgtgggggcaggggggctggcctgggagcagggggcagtggggCCTGGGAGCAGTAGGGTGtgagggcaggggggctgggagcaggggggggggtctctgacCCGGGCACTCATTTCTCCCCCCCATCGCCCCCAGGCTGCGGCGAGAGGATCGAGAACACCATGGAGGCTTTCACCAAGtgagtgacacacacacccccgcgcCCTCCCGagcctccaggcaccacccctcCAAGCACATCCCAGCCCCCGTCCctgctgtgcccctcccccccacgcgCCCCCTCCCCATTAGAACATGAGAGCGGTCAGGCTGGGGCAGCCCCAAGGCCCATCTAGCCCCATGTCCCGCGGCCAGGAATCATCCAGTGACCCAGCCTGCGCCCATTGTCAgcccctggcaaacagaggccagggccaccatccctgcccagcctggctcatagccattgaaggacctacCCTCCAGGTAGTGCTTCTTTGAACCCggttctagtcttggccttcccaacatcctGTGGCGAGGAGTTCCCCAGGCTGTCCGGCATTgggtgaagaaatgcttccttgtgtttgttttaaacctgctgccgatTAATGTCGTTGGggtgacccccccgcccccagcagccccttcccctgctgaCCTCGTCTCCCCGCAGCGCGGTGGCCCAGGGGacccagctgctggagctggaCTGTCAGCGCACGCGGGACGGGGTGGTGGTTGTGTCCCACGACCAGAACCTGCAGCGCCAGGCGGGCCGGGACCAGAACATCCGGGAGCTGGACTATGCGGTGAGACccctggaacccccacccccatagacAGCCCCTCAGGGACCCCCTGACCCTCACAgaaccccccgggacccccacccccatagacAGCCCCTCAGGGACCCCCGACCCTCACAgaacccccccgggaccccccacaGACAGCCCCTCAGGGACCCCCTGACCCTCACAgaaccccccgggacccccacccccacagacagCCCCTCAGGGACCCCCGACCCTCACAgaacccccccgggacccccacccccatagacAGCCCCTCACGGACACCCCCGACCCTCACAgaacccccccgggacccccacccccatagacAGCCCCTCAGGGACCCCCCGACCCTCACAgaacccccccgggacccccacccccacagacagCCCCTCAGGGACCCCCGACCCTCACAgaacccccccgggacccccacccccatagacAGCCCCTCACGGACCCCCCGACCCTCACAgaacccccccgggacccccacccccatagacAGCCCCTCAGGGACCCCCCGACCCTCACAGAACCCCCcccggaacccccacccccatagacAGCCCCTCAGGGACCCCCGACCCTCACAGaacccccccgggactcccaccccCATAGACAGCCCCTCAGGGACCCCCCGACCCTCACAgaacccccccgggacccccaacCCCCACAGACAGCCCCTCAGGGACCCCCGACCCTCACAGAACCCCCcccggaacccccacccccacagacagCCCCTCAGGGACCCCCGACCCTCACAGAACCTCCCCGGGACTCCCACCCCCACAGACAGCCCCTCAGGGACCCCCCGACCCTCACAGaacccccccgggactcccaccccCACAGACAGCCCCTCAGGGACCCCCCGACCCTCACAGaacccccccgggactcccaccccCACAGACAGCCCCTCAGGGACCCCCCGACCCTCACAgaacccccccgggacccccacccccatagacAGCCCCTCAGGGACCCCCCGACCCTCACAgaacccccccgggacccccacccccatagacAGCCCCTCAGGGACCCCCGACCCTCACAgaacccccccgggacccccacccccatagacAGCCCCTCAGGGACCCCCGACCCTCACAgaacccccccgggacccccaccccatAGACAGCCCCTCAGGGACCCCCCGACCCTCACAgaacccccccgggacccccacccccacagacagCCCCTCAGGGACCCCCCGACCCTCACAGaaccccccccgggacccccacccccatagacAGCCCCTCAGGGACCCCCGACCCTCACAGAACCCCCCCcggggacccccacccccatagacAGCCCCTCAGGGACCCCCGACCCTCACAGAACCCCCCccggacccccacccccatagacAGCCCCTCACGGACCCCCTGACCCTCACAgaacccccccgggacccccacccccatagacAGCCCCTCAGGGACCCCCGACCCTCACAgaacccccccgggacccccacccccatagacAGCCCCTCACGGACCCTCATGGAACCCCTCACCCCATACACAGCCCCACGGAACCCCCTGACCCCATGGAAACCCTCAACTCCCAGGATGTCTAACTACCCATAGACACCCCCAATCCAttgaaccccccagccccaggcccccaGCTGCTTGAGGCCAGGCCATGTGTGACCTGGACCTCCATGGTGACCCCCCCACAGAGTCCCTGGGAGCCCCCAACCCTAGACACCCCATGGGAAACCCCACACACTCCAAGCCCCCAAATACACCCCCTCACAGGaacccttccccagcacccccaAACCCCATCCTGGGAACAGGCACCCTGGGGTGAGAGACCCCCCATCCCAACACCCTAGACCTCCCTGTCAGCCCCCAGCTGGATTACGAGCTGAGCCCCTCTGCCAAGTTAGCCCTCTCCTAGGGGCAGCAGCCTGCCAACCCCCCCAGATTGCTGACTCCCCACCTCTCTCCCCCAGGATCTGCCCCCCTACAGGGACCCCCTGGAGGTGACCTTCTCGCCTGGTAAGTGATCAATTCCCTCCAGCCCTCCGCAGGAGGTGTCAACCTGCGgggaccccagggctgggagtgtgtggggggggagaagggggctctcccctgggaggggtggggacaggcccACCATCATGgcgtccccaggcgatgctcgggaactgctccccaggaagctgggcaggactctggggcagtctcttctcggggagcagcctgtctgcaggacacacagctcccccggctccaccttcctgggtctgaccccggagcctccagcctcctctgcccctccgggcgcttcccacagcgagtccgcccaggcggggtcctggggaagccagagggtcctgcaccccaacttcgcagtcagatgtgactctcagccagccaggaaaacagaaggtttattagacgacaggaacatggtctaacacagagcttgtaggtgcagagaccaggacccctcagtcaggtccgtcttggggggcagggaggccagagccccatctgggcctccctcgCTTtacccagccagctccaaactgaaactccccagcccctcctctctctctctctcccccgggccaggaggccacctgatctctttgctCCCCaactgtcacggagtgtgggggagtccaggccctgcacccctcttcctgggatccactgagactctcagccagccagtaaaacagaaggtttattggacaacaggaacagtcccaaacagagcttgtgggtacaaccaggacccctcaatcacgtccttctgggggagcagggagcttagaccccagccctggggttccctgtgttcctccacccagccccaaactgaaactaaacccacccagcaggttccctgctgcagcctctgttcacattcccgggcagaggtgtcgcctccccctccccctcctggctcaggtgacaggctctcaggtctcccctccccagggcacattcccaggtcaacactcccccctccctgctgagtcacatcgtcacatctctccccccttcgagactgaactgagcggggtcacgctgaccagtgacctggggaagttcgggggccccctctccgggacagcgcgtccgctatcaggttggcccttcccttcacgtggaccacgtccatgtcgtaatcctgcaggagcaggctccatctcaggagcttggcgttggctcctttcatctggtgcagccaggtcaggggagagtggtcggtgtagacagtgaagtgtcgcccgaagagatagggctctagtttcttgagggcccacaccatggccaggcactccttctcgatggccgcgtagtgttgctcccggggtagcaacttcttgctcaggtacacgatggggtgtctctcccccttttcatcctcctgcattaagaccgcccccagtcccgtgtctgaggcgtcggtgaacaccacaaagggcttgtcaaagtctgggtttgccagaactgggccactgaccagagcctccttcagcgcccggaaagccacctggcactgctcggtccagaccaccttgtctggcttccccttcttgcatagctcagtgatgggggtggctatggcgctaaagtggggcacaaatcttcggtagtatcctgccatcccaataaaggcttggacctgctttttggtgtggggagcgggccagtctctgatcacctccaccttggctggttccggctttaggcggccgctccccacccgatggcccaggtaagatacttccgccatccccaccttgcacttctccgcttttacagtcagcccagccccctggagtcggtccagcacttgtctaacctgggacacgtggtcctcccaggtctggctaaagacacagatgtcatcaatatacgccacggcaaaactctccatccccctcaggagctggtccaccaggcgctggaaggtcgccggcgctcccttgaggccgaaaggcagggtcaggaactcatagagccccagaggggtgataaaggccgatttcagtcgggcatctgcatccagcggcacttgccagtagccctttgtaaggtccatggtggtgaggtaccgagctcctcccagcttgtctaggagctcgtccggcctgggcatggggtaggcatcagatacagtgatggcattgagcttccgatagtccacacagaaccggaccgacccgtcctttttggggaccagcaccaccggcgaggcccaagggctggccaatggctggatcacccccaaagccagcatgtcccggacctctctttccaggtcctgagcagttttccctgtgactcggaagggggagcatcttatcggcgggtgtgaccctgtctgcacccggtggacagtcagattagtgcgtccaggctggttggaaaacagctgtcggtacggatgcagcacctccctgacctcagcttgctgggcaggggttagctgatccgagaggggaattgtttccagggggaaaccagctctggtcccagggaatagatctacaaaagggtcatctccctgctcttcccactgtccacacacggccaacaccacattccccctggcataatatggcttcatcatattcacatggtacacccggcggtggtgcgcccggtttgacagctccaccacatagtttacctcattgagctgctggacaaccttgaaagggccctcccaggcagcctgtagtttgttctttctcactgggatgagaaccatcacctgatccccagTGGCGTAGGCCCGGGCctgtgccgtgcggtcataccagaccttctgcttcctctgggctctggccagattctccctggccaggcccatgagttcagccagtctctctcggaagatcaggacatactccaccactgactctccatcgggagtggccttcccctcccactcgtctctcatcaggtccagggggcccctcaccctccttccatataacagttcgaaaggcgaaaatccggtcgactcctggggcacctccctgtacgcgaacagcaggtgcggtaagtacttgtcccagtcctgcgggtgctggttcataaaggttttcagcatcatctttagcgtcccattaaacctctccaccagcccattggactgggggtgatacgctgaggcccagtcgtgccggaccccacatttctcccacaagcaccggagcagggccgacatgaagttggagccttggtctgtcaagacttccttggggaaccccactcggctgaaaatggtcaggagcgcatcggccacggtgtctgcttcaatggaagctaagggcactgcctcggggtagcgggtggcaaaatctaccaccaccagaatgtatttcttccccgactgggtcgtcttgctgagaggccccacgatgtccatggccaccttctggaaaggctcctctatgatgggcaaaggtctcaaagccgctttccccttgtcctgggccttccccaccctctgacaggggtcacaggatcggcaatactgccggaccgtggtaaagaccccgggccagtaaaagttctgtagcaacctctgccgggtgcaccggattccctggtgccctgcgagggggtgtcatgggccagggacaggagcctgcggcgatacttctgggggacccccagctgcctcctgaccccacaggactctacttcccctgagggagcccattctcggtacaggaaccccttctcccacaggaacctctcctggcagcctctcctcatggtccatcccaccctgaggtcggccaggtccctgagcttccgcaaggagggatctttcctcaactcggcctggaactcagcagctggggcagggacggggcccggttccctctcactggctgggtctgaggcctccgcctctctgagccttgTTCCtgggcactccctccccaccagggtagggtcctgcgcctccggtgtgataccctccccgaggtcagggcgcagtgcccctcgccggctctggctacgcgtcacaaccagggcggcctggggcttgcttggccagtcctctaggtctccccccatcaaaacttcagtgggcaaatggtggtgtacccccacatccttggggccctccttggccccccatttcaggtgtacccttgccacgggcaccttaaatggggtcccgcccacccctgtcagggtcagataggtgttgggcaccacccgatctggggccaccacctcgggccgggccagcgtcacctccgcgcccgtatcccagtatccattgaccttcctcccatccacctccaggggaacaaggcactctctccggagggacagccccgcgcccaccctgtaaactgagcaccctgagtccagagcctccagccctctggtggagctggcctggggtactcttccctcctgagcaggtggtaaactggtaggccccctttcctgggtcgtctgcccctcgtccagctgggtccctacccagttaaccctgggtaggttgggtctgctcagtttgtccctgagcccggggcactgggaccgtatgtggcctctctggccacagtgatagcagctcaggtcacgttggtcccctcgagcgggtcggaggggcccgacgccaggcgttccccttgggagggggttctccctatttccccgctgggaggccccctggtgactctctctctgcatcggggggggcctgttcttttggggctcctcccggctaccccctgaccgactgttcacaaactcgtcggccagctgccctgcgtgctgggggttctcgagctttttgtccaccagccacagcctcaggtcggacgggcactgatcatacagttgctccagtacgattaggtcaagcaggtcctctttagctcgggccccagctgtccacttgcgggcatacccctgcatccggttggcctggtgtaggtaggtgacctcaggcgttttacgctgactccggaaccttctccggtacatctcgggggtcagcccaaactcacggagcagggcctgcttgaacagttcatagtcccctgcctccggccctgtcattcggctgtacacctccacggctttggggtccagtaagggggtgaggaactggagcctgtctgcagggtcaaccctgtgcagctcacaggcattctcaaaggccgtcaggaagctatctatgtcctccccctccttccgctgggccaggaagcacttatcaaagctccttgcagtcttgggtccccccgcactcaccgcagccgcagccggggccccactgctcctcagcctggccagctccagttcatgctgtctttgtttctccttctcctgacgctccctctccttctcctgacgctccctctccttctcctcctgctcatgttgacgttgtttctcctcatgttgacgttgtttttcatgatcctccagctccctcattttcatctccctctcccattccagccgcctccgctccagggatggggagctccgccgggaggatcccctgctgggtgccggggtcagggtgccctcggtattcgccgggcttcccccaacccctcccccggacataggtaggaagggtctcgggatgccctcggcagcagtctgacccctcccagcccgggtcaggccccagggcccacgctgcgtcccccgggcagcttccctcagggacagggatcgggtcatccaagcgatccctctcctccagctgggcaatcagctgttccttggtggacctcccgatgcgcagccccctctgcctgcacagctccaccaggtcgctcttcaggcgtttagcgtacatctccctgctggccactcgcaggccgggcagcttcccacggtttccaggaaaagcccctcgtgtgcccgtccttcttgaggtcaccgactctttgccagggtcgagctgcagactcctccgcccctgggaccgctcgctgcaatcccctgggggaccctgttactgcaaaagtctttctctctggtcacacattcccaggggttaaccgccccccgaaaccgtctctctctgaatcttcagcacgcctggtccccgtcaattccccttcgttttactgctccccagtcacttactgcaggaagcgccgttcacggggtgcagtagatcccaccgctgccaccagttgtcacggagtgtgggggagtccaggccctgcacccctcttcctgggatccactgagactctcagccagccagtaaaacagaaggtttattggacaacaggaacagtcccaaacagagcttgtgggtacaaccaggacccctcaatcacgtccttctgggggagcagggagcttagaccccagccctggggttccctgtgttcctctccccagccccaaactgaaactaaacccacccagcaggttccctgctgcagcctctgttcacattcctgggcagaggtgttacctccctctccccctcctggctcaggtgacaggctctcaggtctcccatccccagggcacattcccaggtcaacactcccccctccctgctgagtcacatcgtcacaccaaCACCTTCTGTTGCCaccttgcagaggaggggcccaggccatcggtggccaggagacagggtgtcggtcAGTCTCTGTGCCGACatcatcacactggccctctagggctctgccacAATCACACCCCCTGATCCCACCACCTGGATCCTTAAAAAaggcctaggggaaactgaggcacccacccagtattcagagagaacattaagaacagtcccacttcgtcacatccaCCCATTCAACACCTGCCTCCATCTTCCCCTCCAGGCACCGTCTCCCACGGCTCTGACCACCGCATCCCGCGCCTGGAAGACGTTTTCCAGAAATTCCCCCACATCCCCGTTAACGTGGAGATCAAAGAGGATGACGAGGAGCTGATCCGGCAGGTGAGGGACCCAGGCGTTCGGCCCCTGGCCCTGCCATTCACAGGGACTGGGCTGGGTATATGGGTATATATACCCAAGACTGTGGGTAACTCCCCAAGGCCTTGGGAGAACCacggagtcctggctcccagcacccctgctctaacccaccagaccctcctcccctccccgagccagggagcgaacccaggtgtcctgattgtCTGTCCTACCCTCAGGTGGCTGATCTCGTCCGTCGCTACCGTCGCTCCCACATCACCGTCTGGGCCTCCTTCCAGAGCAAAATCCTCAAGAAGTGCAAGGCAGCCGTACGTCTGTCCGACCCCCGTCCCCCACACCCCATCTGTCCCACCCCTGTCCCTCCGTCTGTCCCACTCCTTCTGTCCCACCTCTGTCTGTCCGAGGCCCTGTCTGTCCGACCCCCGTCCCTC comes from Lepidochelys kempii isolate rLepKem1 chromosome 6, rLepKem1.hap2, whole genome shotgun sequence and encodes:
- the GDPD3 gene encoding LOW QUALITY PROTEIN: lysophospholipase D GDPD3 (The sequence of the model RefSeq protein was modified relative to this genomic sequence to represent the inferred CDS: inserted 1 base in 1 codon); translation: MFAPLLLALPALGGFALASLCLRRRPGLLHRPRQPPFPCRHVSHRGGCGERIENTMEAFTNAVAQGTQLLELDCQRTRDGVVVVSHDQNLQRQAGRDQNIRELDYADLPPYRDPLEVTFSPGTVSHGSDHRIPRLEDVFQKFPHIPVNVEIKEDDEELIRQVADLVRRYRRSHITVWASFQSKILKKCKAANPDMPYVFSLQRGLXLLLLYYTGLLPFVPLPEAFLQFLLPSIINRTYFPVPKGCMGNLLAKVTHTVTMRKKLFKHLEDRGIQVLLWVLNEEKDFEEAFSCGVSGVMTDYPTLLRRYLDTHPPPSQDKTDE